The Patescibacteria group bacterium sequence AAACCCCGCGCTCGCGGGGTTTTTTGTTTAGATATTTTTTCTATTTTTTAGAGCCGAGGATAGAGTCACTTCATCGGTATATTCTATATTAGCACCCATTGGTATGCCTCGGGCCAGCTGGCTGATAGTGACAGGGTGGTCAGTCAATAATCGGGACAAATATATAGTTGTAGCTTCTCCTTCCATACTTTGATCAAGTGCTAGGATTATCTCTTTGACGCTATTTTTTTTAATACGATCCAAAAGCTCCTTTATTTTTATTTTTTCAGGAGTAATACCTTCTAAAGGACTTAATAATCCGTTTAGTAAATGATATACTCCAGGGAATTCTCCGGTTTTTTCTATAGCTTCGAGATCTTGATTACCACCCACCACACAGATAAGAGTTTTGTCTCTTTGGGGATTGGCACAAATATTACACAAGCCGTCATCAGTCAGATTTTGGCACTCGGGGCATAAATTTATATTTTGATAAGCCTGATATAAGGCATCAGCCATTTCTTTGATATCATCTTTTCTATGGAGTAGATTAAAAACTAACCTGGTGGAAGTTTTTGGTCCAATACCAGGCAGTTTGTCAAATTCAGCAATAAGCTTTTGGATAAAATCGGGCAAATGTTGCATGAAATTATTTTAATAGGCTGTCTAGGCCACCCATTTCTTGCATTTTCATAGCCATTTTTCTTTGGACTTTTTTGATAGCATCGGAGATGGCATTGATAATTTCTTTTTCCAGCTCTGATTTTTTATCTTTACTTAGATACTCTTCTTTGATATCCAAAGATTTAATATCCTGATTACCATCCATGGTTAATTTTACAGCGCGATTTTCCACTTCGACTGTTTCTTGAGCCATGGCACTTTTTAGAGTGCTAGCCTGTTTTCTTAGGTCGTTGTATTGTTTTAGTTTGTTAAACATGAATTTAATTTTAATATTAAAATTTTATTTATTTTTTTATTCCCGACTAGTTCGGGAATCTAGCAAATTTTGCTGGATTTCCGGAGCAAGTCCGAAAATGACAAATAGTCTTTATAATTAATTATGGTATGTTCTGCCAGCCCATATCAGATTGCTGGTCATTTTGTTTGTGGGAAGGTGATTTGTTGTCAAAATTTGGGACTGGTATTTCATCGCCACTAGGAGTAGATATATCAGCTCCTTGATATTCTGTATCTAGATTTTTGAAGGAGACTTTGTTTTCATCAAAAAATAGTCTGCTCATACCAGTTGGACCATTTCTATGCTTATCAATATGAATCTCAGCGATGTGTCGTTCTTCCTCCGGACACTCACGGGATTTATCTTTGGCTTTTCTGTAGATAAACATTACGATATCAGCATCCTGCTCAATAGACCCTGATTCTCTTAGGTCAGCTAGTTTTGGTATAGCTGGTGATCTAG is a genomic window containing:
- the recR gene encoding recombination mediator RecR produces the protein MQHLPDFIQKLIAEFDKLPGIGPKTSTRLVFNLLHRKDDIKEMADALYQAYQNINLCPECQNLTDDGLCNICANPQRDKTLICVVGGNQDLEAIEKTGEFPGVYHLLNGLLSPLEGITPEKIKIKELLDRIKKNSVKEIILALDQSMEGEATTIYLSRLLTDHPVTISQLARGIPMGANIEYTDEVTLSSALKNRKNI
- a CDS encoding YbaB/EbfC family nucleoid-associated protein, whose protein sequence is MFNKLKQYNDLRKQASTLKSAMAQETVEVENRAVKLTMDGNQDIKSLDIKEEYLSKDKKSELEKEIINAISDAIKKVQRKMAMKMQEMGGLDSLLK